Proteins from a genomic interval of Rhodothermales bacterium:
- a CDS encoding MFS transporter: MTNASADAWSEVGYGQLVRQNTMFRRLWLGNIVSLLGDWFNTIALYALVLELTGSELALGAVFISKMLPSGLASPVAGLLVDRLNRRRVMIGADVLRAVVVLGFLVIDQASEVWLLYTLVVLQTVIGSVFRPAQNSSVPNITAPNELVTANALMAATWSTMLAFGAAAGGIATEYLGLQAVFILDSLTYLLSAWFIWRTVIPQDTDPVPAEPGVLRTAARDVIEGWKHMVRRPEIGRMALAKATWAIAGGGLVFLLALMGEAIEPAAASVAIGVLFAARGVGTGIGPIAARALARDRRHWPFILGACISFSGLCYLVIGLVPWSYWIVGLIVLGHATSGANWVLSNVLLQERTEDRWRGRVFATEWLTVMAADTVAILSASLLLEWDLMTLAPVVMLLGGLQIISGIIWIAAVVPAERRWSRARVPGRS; the protein is encoded by the coding sequence GTGACGAACGCCTCGGCCGACGCCTGGAGTGAGGTCGGCTACGGTCAGCTGGTCCGGCAGAACACGATGTTTCGCCGGCTCTGGCTGGGAAACATCGTCTCCCTGCTGGGTGATTGGTTCAACACCATCGCGCTGTACGCGCTGGTTCTGGAACTGACGGGCTCGGAGCTGGCACTCGGGGCCGTATTCATCTCCAAGATGCTGCCGTCGGGCCTGGCCAGTCCAGTAGCCGGACTGTTGGTGGATCGCCTGAACCGGCGCCGTGTCATGATCGGTGCGGACGTGCTTCGCGCGGTGGTGGTGCTCGGATTTCTGGTCATCGACCAGGCGTCCGAGGTGTGGTTGCTGTACACGTTGGTGGTGTTGCAGACAGTCATCGGCTCGGTATTCCGCCCCGCACAGAACTCCTCGGTTCCGAATATCACCGCACCGAACGAGCTGGTCACCGCAAACGCTCTCATGGCAGCAACGTGGTCTACGATGCTGGCGTTTGGAGCCGCGGCTGGTGGCATTGCCACCGAGTATCTGGGCCTGCAGGCGGTGTTCATACTGGACTCGCTCACCTACCTGCTCTCGGCGTGGTTCATCTGGCGCACCGTCATTCCGCAGGACACCGATCCCGTGCCTGCCGAGCCCGGCGTGCTGCGCACTGCGGCCAGGGATGTGATCGAAGGGTGGAAGCACATGGTGCGTCGCCCGGAAATCGGGCGCATGGCACTGGCCAAGGCCACCTGGGCCATTGCCGGCGGCGGCCTGGTGTTCCTGCTCGCGCTCATGGGCGAAGCGATTGAACCGGCCGCGGCATCGGTGGCCATCGGGGTTCTCTTCGCCGCTCGTGGCGTGGGTACGGGCATCGGTCCCATCGCCGCTCGCGCGCTGGCCAGGGATCGGCGCCACTGGCCGTTCATTCTTGGCGCGTGCATCAGCTTCAGCGGGTTGTGCTACCTGGTCATCGGCCTCGTGCCGTGGAGCTACTGGATTGTCGGACTGATTGTGCTGGGCCACGCCACCTCCGGGGCCAACTGGGTCCTGTCCAACGTGCTGTTGCAGGAACGCACCGAAGACCGATGGCGGGGGCGGGTGTTTGCTACCGAGTGGCTGACTGTCATGGCGGCCGACACCGTGGCCATTCTGTCGGCGAGTCTGCTCCTTGAGTGGGACCTGATGACGCTGGCGCCGGTCGTGATGCTGCTGGGAGGATTGCAGATTATTTCCGGCATCATCTGGATCGCCGCCGTGGTGCCTGCCGAGCGTCGCTGGTCCCGGGCCCGGGTA
- the lysS gene encoding lysine--tRNA ligase → MAERTEQELRRREERAHLEEAGIEPYPHSWSVTHRSASIVDGFRDEEHQPDQETGEAPFRVSIAGRLMSRRIMGKASFFHLQDSEGQIQVYIRRDDLPEGFYNTVFKRLLDIGDIVGVEGFVFRTRMGEVSVHAERLVLLAKALRPLPVVKEQDGQVYNEVTDKEFRYRQRYVDLVVNPKVRETFRKRARMISAMRSFLDDRGYLEVETPVLQPIYGGASARPFTTHHNALDMPLYLRIADELYLKRLIVGGFDGVYEIAKDFRNEGLSRFHNPEFTMMELYVAYRDYAWMMELVEEMVEHIAISVHGSTQVEFRGHSINLARPWKRVPLLQAIEDRTGYNLYGRSRDELAAIAEDLGLEVDGSMGSGKLIDEIFGEFVEPHLIQPTFITDYPIELSPLAKKHRSSPGLVERFEAIVGGKEICNAFSELNDPDDQRERFEAQDRLQAAGDDEAMAIDEDYLRALEYGMPPTAGLGVGVDRLAMLMTGAESIRDVILFPLLRPEKAEEDSDTEDAGA, encoded by the coding sequence ATGGCAGAGCGTACCGAGCAGGAGCTGCGGCGTCGCGAAGAGCGCGCCCATCTCGAGGAAGCGGGCATCGAACCGTATCCTCATTCGTGGAGCGTGACCCATCGTTCGGCGTCCATCGTGGACGGATTCAGGGATGAGGAGCACCAGCCCGATCAGGAGACCGGCGAAGCTCCGTTTCGCGTGAGCATCGCGGGGCGGCTCATGTCCCGCCGCATCATGGGCAAGGCGTCGTTCTTCCACCTCCAGGACTCCGAGGGGCAGATTCAGGTCTACATCCGGCGTGACGATCTGCCGGAGGGCTTCTACAACACGGTTTTCAAGCGCCTGTTGGATATCGGCGACATTGTGGGTGTCGAGGGCTTTGTATTCCGAACCCGCATGGGAGAGGTGTCCGTGCATGCCGAGCGCCTGGTGCTGCTGGCCAAGGCGCTGCGTCCGCTGCCGGTAGTCAAGGAGCAGGACGGGCAGGTCTACAATGAGGTCACCGACAAGGAATTCCGCTACCGCCAGCGGTACGTGGACCTAGTTGTAAACCCGAAGGTGCGCGAAACCTTCCGCAAGCGCGCCCGCATGATCTCCGCCATGCGCTCTTTTCTGGATGATCGCGGCTACCTGGAGGTGGAGACTCCGGTGTTGCAGCCCATCTATGGTGGCGCATCAGCGCGTCCGTTCACCACGCACCACAACGCGCTGGATATGCCGCTGTATCTGCGCATCGCGGACGAGCTCTATCTCAAGCGCCTGATCGTCGGCGGATTCGATGGGGTCTACGAGATCGCCAAGGACTTCCGCAACGAAGGCCTTTCCCGGTTCCACAATCCGGAGTTCACCATGATGGAGCTCTATGTGGCGTACCGGGACTATGCCTGGATGATGGAACTGGTGGAAGAGATGGTGGAGCACATCGCCATCAGCGTGCATGGATCGACGCAGGTGGAATTCCGCGGGCATAGCATCAATCTGGCGCGGCCGTGGAAGCGCGTACCCCTCCTGCAGGCCATCGAGGATCGCACGGGCTACAATCTCTACGGACGCTCTCGCGACGAACTGGCCGCCATCGCCGAAGACCTCGGGCTTGAGGTGGACGGCAGCATGGGTTCAGGCAAGTTGATCGATGAGATCTTCGGCGAGTTTGTCGAGCCCCACCTGATCCAGCCGACCTTCATCACCGACTACCCCATCGAACTCAGTCCGCTGGCCAAGAAGCACCGGTCGTCGCCGGGTCTGGTGGAGCGCTTTGAGGCCATCGTCGGAGGCAAGGAGATCTGCAATGCCTTCAGCGAGCTGAATGACCCGGACGATCAGCGAGAGCGGTTTGAGGCGCAGGACCGTCTTCAGGCTGCCGGAGACGACGAGGCCATGGCGATCGATGAGGACTATCTGCGGGCCCTCGAGTACGGCATGCCACCGACTGCCGGCCTGGGGGTCGGTGTGGACCGGCTCGCGATGCTCATGACGGGCGCAGAGTCCATTCGGGATGTCATCCTGTTTCCGCTGCTCAGGCCCGAGAAGGCTGAAGAGGATTCGGACACGGAGGACGCCGGAGCGTGA
- a CDS encoding peptidylprolyl isomerase, protein MSRVLPVLLLTLLLGCAQPQDSDHFAIETQLGTMVVRLYDEQTPGHAENFRKLANEGFYDGTLFHRVIPRFMVQGGDPNSKDGNPMNNGVGSPGYTQPAEIKPELFHKRGAVAAARRPNSPGKASSGSQFYIVVGRQFSDQELDQVEAMFSQRDGAPFKFPPGQREVYKTEGGVPQLDGGYTVFGELVEGFDVLDAISRVDTPNGRGTPTSPVLGDQPLEPIPMVVRPVER, encoded by the coding sequence ATGTCTCGTGTACTCCCCGTGCTGCTGCTGACCCTGCTTCTGGGTTGCGCACAGCCTCAGGACAGTGATCACTTTGCCATCGAAACGCAGCTCGGCACCATGGTGGTGCGGCTGTACGATGAGCAGACCCCAGGCCACGCGGAGAATTTCCGCAAGCTGGCCAACGAAGGCTTCTACGATGGCACGCTGTTTCATCGAGTGATCCCGCGCTTTATGGTGCAGGGCGGTGATCCGAATTCCAAGGACGGCAACCCCATGAATAACGGGGTGGGAAGTCCCGGCTACACCCAGCCCGCCGAAATCAAGCCGGAGCTATTCCACAAACGTGGAGCTGTGGCTGCGGCTCGTCGGCCCAACAGCCCCGGCAAGGCATCCAGCGGCAGCCAGTTCTACATCGTAGTCGGACGGCAATTCTCCGACCAGGAGCTGGACCAGGTAGAAGCCATGTTTTCCCAGCGCGACGGCGCACCATTCAAGTTTCCTCCTGGACAGCGTGAGGTGTACAAGACCGAGGGCGGTGTGCCCCAGCTGGACGGTGGTTACACCGTGTTCGGCGAGCTCGTGGAAGGTTTCGACGTGCTCGATGCCATTTCGCGGGTCGATACGCCGAATGGCCGGGGAACGCCCACGAGCCCGGTGCTCGGAGACCAGCCGCTGGAGCCGATTCCGATGGTGGTTCGGCCGGTAGAACGGTAG
- a CDS encoding DUF2520 domain-containing protein translates to MARKASTFTLVGAGAVASTFGLALLGQEWRPIGVFGRTPDSPRARALAEELGADAGISLDEACHASDLVLIAVPDVAIHLVAEELALGDADWSGRMVVHTSGAHPASFLAPLEQHGARTAAMHPLQSFPGPAQPGALRGAYVTLQGHAAVTAALRNTLEEIGALAIEVTESDKVAVHTAASMISNFTVTVAAMAREVLQTTGLGEQDVVAMLQPLLAGTVENIRLRGPERALTGPIVRGDIPTVERHVELLSRQAPHLITAYVALATETVRVARKTARLTSADAMEILDRVIEALPIPPASEED, encoded by the coding sequence ATGGCTCGCAAGGCTTCCACATTCACCCTGGTCGGCGCCGGAGCCGTGGCCTCCACATTCGGGCTTGCGCTGCTGGGACAGGAGTGGCGGCCGATCGGCGTTTTCGGGCGCACGCCGGACAGCCCGCGTGCCCGGGCTCTCGCGGAGGAACTGGGGGCGGACGCCGGCATCTCGCTGGACGAGGCGTGTCATGCTTCGGACCTGGTGCTTATCGCGGTCCCCGACGTAGCGATTCACCTGGTTGCGGAAGAACTTGCTCTGGGCGATGCGGACTGGAGCGGCCGCATGGTGGTGCACACCTCGGGCGCCCATCCGGCATCGTTCCTGGCTCCCCTGGAGCAGCACGGCGCCCGCACGGCAGCCATGCACCCCCTGCAGTCCTTTCCCGGACCCGCCCAGCCCGGCGCGCTGCGGGGAGCCTATGTGACCCTGCAGGGGCATGCTGCGGTGACGGCTGCACTGCGAAACACCCTGGAGGAGATTGGCGCTCTGGCCATCGAAGTCACCGAGAGCGACAAGGTGGCCGTGCATACGGCAGCCTCGATGATCTCCAACTTCACCGTGACTGTCGCTGCCATGGCCAGGGAAGTGCTGCAGACTACGGGTCTCGGGGAACAGGATGTGGTGGCCATGCTGCAGCCGTTGCTTGCCGGCACCGTGGAGAACATTCGTCTTCGCGGACCCGAGCGTGCATTGACCGGACCCATCGTTCGTGGGGACATCCCCACGGTGGAGCGCCACGTGGAGTTGCTGTCTCGGCAGGCACCGCATCTCATCACCGCGTATGTGGCACTTGCCACCGAAACGGTTCGTGTGGCCCGAAAGACGGCCCGGTTGACCAGTGCCGACGCCATGGAAATCCTGGATCGTGTGATCGAAGCCCTTCCCATTCCGCCCGCGAGCGAAGAGGACTGA
- the amrB gene encoding AmmeMemoRadiSam system protein B produces MRAHAVYATQEAPLKQQLTDLLREAPEERTTSRVHAVVVPDSNLLDGGAASARVFAAIRGQGYRHVIMVAPSRSGQFNRLNVCSLDQYRTPLGEVPISNRLRQELCDEDDDIFVGDEGHFHTHGVDAQLPFLQMTLEDFELVPIVMGHEGPDLCRELGHAVGEVMYNQPTLLVACVSINEADDAAMQDLRTRLENRDVSGLMQLVNGNRMNITGGGALLVALIAALHRSAGTITITDFQRPADGKPGYLGALLST; encoded by the coding sequence ATGCGGGCACACGCCGTGTACGCCACCCAGGAAGCACCCCTGAAGCAACAGCTGACCGATCTGCTGAGGGAGGCTCCGGAGGAGCGGACCACCAGCCGGGTCCATGCCGTCGTAGTTCCGGACTCCAACCTGCTGGATGGCGGTGCGGCTTCGGCACGCGTGTTCGCGGCAATACGGGGCCAGGGCTACCGTCACGTGATCATGGTGGCCCCCAGCCGCAGCGGCCAGTTCAATCGGCTCAATGTGTGCAGCCTGGATCAGTACCGCACACCGCTCGGCGAGGTACCCATCAGCAATCGGCTGCGACAGGAACTCTGCGACGAGGACGACGACATTTTCGTCGGCGATGAGGGCCACTTTCACACCCACGGCGTGGACGCGCAGCTTCCGTTCCTGCAGATGACCCTGGAGGACTTCGAACTGGTGCCGATCGTCATGGGCCACGAAGGACCGGATCTCTGCAGAGAGCTCGGCCATGCGGTTGGCGAGGTCATGTACAACCAGCCCACGCTTCTGGTGGCGTGCGTCAGCATCAACGAAGCGGACGATGCGGCCATGCAGGACCTGCGCACCCGCCTCGAAAACAGGGACGTGTCCGGCCTGATGCAGCTGGTCAATGGCAACCGCATGAACATAACGGGTGGCGGCGCGCTGCTGGTCGCGCTTATCGCGGCACTGCACCGCAGCGCAGGCACGATCACAATCACCGACTTTCAGCGCCCGGCAGACGGCAAGCCCGGATACCTCGGAGCGCTGCTCAGCACCTGA
- the bioD gene encoding dethiobiotin synthase, with translation MAEGLFLVGSSRGVGQTLVGLGLVGLLRKMGVDATMMTPITTGGSGESTADALGRLGIEDPRPLTEPVKFETMAAPYVASRIEGRPVSLESILDAFRDLRSRHEFVVVDGGGILVPIAERFFMIDLLERMGLPSIIVGRTARGTLNHCLLTQRMMFVQGAHPLGFILNGFGQFGDGFAEAMNPEVLAELARPTPVLASIEWRPSYPNDVDGLVQALEQQTHLVDVLRGITS, from the coding sequence ATGGCAGAAGGCCTGTTTCTAGTCGGCAGTTCCCGGGGAGTCGGTCAGACCCTCGTCGGGCTTGGTCTGGTCGGATTGCTCCGGAAGATGGGCGTCGACGCTACGATGATGACGCCGATCACCACCGGTGGGTCCGGTGAATCCACGGCGGATGCGCTAGGCCGCCTGGGCATTGAAGACCCCCGGCCGTTGACCGAGCCGGTAAAGTTCGAGACGATGGCCGCCCCCTACGTGGCGAGCCGGATTGAGGGCAGACCCGTATCGCTCGAATCCATTCTGGACGCGTTCCGGGACCTGAGGAGCCGGCACGAATTCGTGGTCGTGGACGGCGGCGGCATCCTGGTACCGATTGCAGAGCGGTTTTTCATGATCGACCTGCTCGAGCGCATGGGGCTGCCGTCCATCATCGTGGGCCGAACCGCCCGGGGCACCCTCAACCACTGCCTGTTGACCCAGCGCATGATGTTCGTGCAGGGGGCGCATCCCCTGGGCTTCATCCTGAATGGATTCGGGCAGTTCGGTGACGGATTTGCGGAGGCCATGAACCCGGAGGTCCTCGCCGAGTTGGCGCGCCCAACGCCTGTCCTGGCATCCATCGAATGGCGTCCATCCTATCCAAACGACGTGGACGGCCTGGTCCAGGCGTTGGAGCAGCAAACCCACCTCGTGGACGTTCTGCGGGGAATCACATCCTGA
- a CDS encoding T9SS type A sorting domain-containing protein, with translation MVRFLPVLALLLAACSSPEPKPRPSGAWSSLDWMTQARAYPQPDVPAAGVSEAFDLKRRAFKTQDFEQEPWEAIGPHNVAGRMLSVVFNPQRPRTLLAGSASGGLWRSYSGGEGTSAWHRIETGFPVLAASAVAYAPDDSSTIYLGTGEVYNYQDRDGRGVTYRPSRGSYGMGILVSRDGGTSWSKTLDWAAEQGRGVQMITVNPLRPASVWAATTEGLYVSYNAGRSWTNVHPVIMATDVSLHPADTSLVLAAHGNLGTPGNGLYRSLDGGATWSRTTEGLPATWRGKALITQAPSDPNVAYATIGNGFTSSDGNWLVRTLDGGATWEVMQETTNFVGSQGWYSHDVSISPDNIDHITVVGFLIYTSTDGGRVLNPQTEWTGWTNPTPPIGGHDGVPQWTHPDHHAIAVHPEDADYHLFATDGGIYRTTTGGAPFEALNGGLQTVQFYAGMSNNPQVPQVAMAGTQDNSTLLYRGTLQWRILNGGDGAWTAIDPEQPNRVYWSSQYLAMRRSTDSGLSSQGVAPPGNNRPTGFVAPFVLSPVNPARLYAGRDRVYMSSNRGASWGTGNGGNPLTGEPLVSLAASSQSADVVYAVTAPGIERARVLVSRSGAVRWQDITGTLPDRYLVDIALDPQDDNRAFVAVAGFGTPHVYRTEDGGASWSAAISGLPDVPTWSVVVDPQTPNRVYAGNDVGVYVSSDGGDTWEPFDEGLPEALIAMDLAISEAATADDATRRLRVATHGNGMFQRALEGTGSEPELPIFNQFELLTVFPNPAREAITVTYVLDSRQDVLLTLHDASGRRAKTVIDGPVNSGRAFDRIPTADLPAGIYYVTIRSQDVNTTTPVSIVR, from the coding sequence ATGGTTCGATTCCTCCCCGTTCTTGCGCTGCTACTGGCGGCCTGCTCCTCGCCCGAGCCGAAACCACGCCCCTCCGGTGCGTGGTCATCGCTGGATTGGATGACCCAGGCCAGGGCCTATCCCCAGCCGGATGTGCCGGCCGCCGGGGTATCCGAGGCCTTTGACCTGAAAAGGCGCGCGTTCAAGACGCAGGACTTCGAGCAGGAACCCTGGGAGGCCATCGGCCCCCACAATGTGGCCGGCCGCATGCTGTCGGTGGTGTTCAACCCGCAGCGGCCGCGCACGCTGCTGGCGGGCTCGGCCAGCGGAGGGCTTTGGCGCTCTTACTCCGGCGGCGAGGGAACGAGCGCCTGGCACCGGATCGAGACCGGATTCCCGGTCCTCGCCGCCTCGGCAGTCGCCTACGCGCCGGACGACTCCAGCACGATCTACCTCGGCACCGGGGAGGTGTACAACTATCAGGATCGCGATGGACGGGGCGTCACCTATCGACCCTCTCGCGGCTCCTACGGCATGGGCATTCTGGTCTCCCGGGATGGCGGCACGAGCTGGAGCAAGACGCTGGACTGGGCGGCCGAGCAGGGCCGCGGCGTGCAGATGATCACGGTGAACCCGCTTCGGCCGGCCTCGGTCTGGGCGGCGACCACCGAGGGTCTCTATGTCAGCTACAACGCCGGACGCAGCTGGACGAACGTGCACCCGGTGATTATGGCCACGGACGTATCCCTGCATCCGGCCGACACGAGCCTGGTCCTGGCGGCGCACGGCAACCTGGGCACGCCGGGCAACGGCCTCTACCGATCCCTGGACGGCGGTGCCACCTGGAGTCGGACCACCGAAGGACTTCCCGCGACGTGGCGCGGCAAGGCCCTGATCACGCAGGCTCCCTCCGACCCGAACGTTGCCTACGCGACAATCGGGAACGGATTCACCTCCTCGGACGGGAATTGGCTGGTTCGCACGCTGGACGGCGGGGCGACCTGGGAGGTGATGCAGGAGACCACCAACTTCGTGGGGTCCCAGGGGTGGTATTCGCACGACGTTTCGATCAGTCCCGACAACATCGACCACATCACGGTCGTGGGCTTCCTGATCTACACATCTACCGACGGCGGACGCGTCTTGAATCCGCAGACCGAATGGACGGGCTGGACGAACCCGACGCCCCCCATCGGTGGGCATGATGGGGTACCGCAGTGGACGCACCCGGATCACCATGCAATAGCAGTGCATCCCGAGGATGCCGACTACCATCTCTTTGCGACCGACGGAGGCATCTATCGCACGACCACCGGCGGTGCACCGTTCGAGGCCCTCAACGGGGGCCTGCAGACGGTGCAGTTCTATGCGGGTATGAGTAACAATCCCCAGGTGCCGCAGGTCGCCATGGCGGGCACCCAGGACAACTCCACGCTCCTCTACCGCGGCACCCTGCAGTGGCGCATCCTGAACGGAGGGGACGGCGCCTGGACGGCCATCGACCCGGAGCAGCCCAATCGGGTTTACTGGTCCAGTCAGTACCTGGCGATGCGTCGCTCCACGGACAGCGGGCTCAGCTCCCAGGGCGTCGCACCGCCGGGCAACAACAGGCCCACGGGCTTCGTGGCACCGTTCGTATTGAGTCCCGTGAATCCCGCGCGGCTGTATGCCGGACGGGACCGGGTATACATGTCCAGCAATCGCGGCGCCTCATGGGGCACCGGAAACGGTGGAAACCCGCTGACGGGTGAGCCGCTGGTCAGTCTCGCTGCCTCCTCCCAATCGGCCGATGTGGTCTATGCGGTAACGGCACCCGGCATTGAACGCGCGCGGGTGCTGGTTTCGCGCAGTGGAGCGGTTCGCTGGCAGGACATCACCGGGACATTACCAGATCGCTACCTGGTAGATATCGCGCTGGATCCTCAGGACGATAACCGGGCCTTCGTTGCTGTGGCCGGCTTTGGTACGCCCCATGTCTATCGAACCGAAGACGGTGGTGCATCCTGGTCGGCTGCGATTTCGGGACTGCCCGACGTACCCACCTGGTCCGTTGTGGTCGATCCGCAGACACCCAACCGGGTGTACGCTGGAAACGATGTGGGTGTGTATGTCTCTTCGGACGGCGGCGATACCTGGGAGCCGTTCGACGAAGGACTTCCGGAGGCCCTCATCGCAATGGATCTGGCCATCTCCGAAGCTGCCACCGCTGACGACGCTACCCGGCGGCTGAGGGTAGCCACGCACGGAAACGGCATGTTTCAGCGCGCGCTGGAAGGAACCGGATCGGAACCCGAACTACCCATTTTCAACCAGTTCGAGCTGCTGACCGTCTTTCCCAACCCGGCCCGTGAAGCCATCACGGTCACCTATGTGCTCGACAGCAGGCAGGATGTGCTGCTTACGCTGCATGACGCTTCCGGCCGACGTGCCAAAACGGTGATCGATGGGCCTGTCAACTCCGGCCGGGCGTTTGATCGCATTCCGACTGCAGATCTCCCGGCGGGCATCTACTACGTGACCATTCGGTCCCAGGACGTGAACACCACCACCCCGGTGAGCATCGTGCGATAG
- a CDS encoding gluconate 2-dehydrogenase subunit 3 family protein codes for MQSPEDPDRRAFIRRFAGLSGGAALTAYMPAFLATMDLACSPGAEQQPYRLFTAEEAAFVEAFTARIIPTDDRPGAREAGVTRFIDMVLDTMPVFTGADALIRGTMDQLAGQAGQPFASLSEDEQDTLIHGIETELPFQILQFLTVAGFLSHPARGGNRGKVGWQLIGFDDRHAWTPPFGHYDAEVNA; via the coding sequence ATGCAATCCCCCGAAGACCCGGACCGCCGCGCTTTCATCCGCCGCTTTGCTGGTCTTTCCGGTGGGGCCGCCCTGACGGCCTACATGCCGGCTTTTCTGGCTACCATGGACCTCGCTTGCAGCCCGGGAGCCGAGCAGCAGCCTTACCGCCTGTTCACAGCCGAGGAAGCCGCATTCGTGGAAGCCTTCACCGCGCGCATCATTCCAACCGATGACCGGCCCGGTGCCAGGGAGGCGGGTGTCACCCGGTTCATCGACATGGTGCTGGACACCATGCCCGTATTCACGGGAGCCGATGCGCTGATCCGCGGGACCATGGACCAGCTGGCCGGGCAGGCGGGCCAGCCCTTCGCCTCTCTTTCGGAGGACGAGCAGGACACCCTGATCCATGGGATCGAAACGGAGCTGCCGTTCCAGATCCTCCAATTCCTGACTGTGGCCGGCTTTCTCAGCCATCCCGCTCGTGGAGGCAACCGGGGCAAGGTGGGCTGGCAACTCATCGGATTTGATGACCGTCACGCGTGGACGCCCCCCTTTGGCCACTACGACGCGGAGGTAAACGCATGA
- a CDS encoding GMC family oxidoreductase — MKRVETSTRYATREEVDFVIVGSGSAGGIMARELAAAGHSVVLLEKGPWVDPSEFRHDEWKTFFEYEWMGNGDGSHGQTFRASEDQVAAPTPFPPALYAKMVGGSSVHFTANFWRFRPVDFNERSRLGPIAGTNFADWPLTYDELEPYYTRVDWEIGVSGTPAPDDPPRSRPYPMPPLAVKSSGVLMDRAAAKLGLHSHPAPMAILSEVYDGRAPCINCGFCLAYGCEVNAKSSTLATMIPQAVSSGNCEVRPLSTVFQVALGADGRAREVRYLDKDGLEHAQAAKAVILSANGAETARLLLLSEIGNGSGMVGQNLMFNGQTAANGLFEHALNEFKGPQVTRIVHDWYDTDPGRGFYGGGGLDARFQPGTPIWWAVGGGLPPSVPTWGAGFKDALERYYTRSMTVAVHTTSLPVASNNVTLDPTHTDQHGLPSLRITYRDHDDDLATMAFLQDRAREVLDAAGAQEVWAPEVVPQSAGAHLLGTTRMGTNPDTSVVDRYHRSHEIPNLFMVDGGSFVSSGRGQPTMTIMALAFRAAEHISEFARRGEI, encoded by the coding sequence ATGAAACGTGTGGAGACCAGCACCCGCTATGCCACCCGTGAGGAGGTAGACTTTGTGATCGTCGGCTCCGGCAGCGCCGGCGGCATCATGGCCCGCGAATTGGCTGCCGCCGGCCACAGCGTGGTCCTTCTTGAGAAGGGCCCCTGGGTAGACCCGTCCGAGTTTCGGCACGATGAGTGGAAAACGTTTTTTGAGTACGAGTGGATGGGCAACGGCGATGGCAGCCACGGGCAGACATTCCGCGCCTCCGAGGATCAGGTCGCGGCCCCTACCCCGTTTCCGCCTGCGCTCTACGCAAAAATGGTCGGTGGCAGCAGTGTGCACTTCACAGCCAACTTCTGGCGCTTCCGCCCCGTCGACTTCAATGAGCGCAGCCGCCTCGGTCCGATTGCCGGAACGAATTTCGCCGACTGGCCGCTGACGTACGACGAGCTCGAGCCGTACTACACGCGGGTCGACTGGGAAATCGGAGTCTCCGGTACGCCGGCCCCGGACGACCCTCCGCGGTCCCGCCCCTATCCGATGCCGCCGCTTGCGGTGAAGTCCTCGGGCGTGCTGATGGACCGCGCAGCGGCCAAGCTCGGTCTGCACTCGCATCCCGCCCCCATGGCCATCCTGTCGGAGGTCTACGACGGTCGTGCGCCGTGCATCAATTGCGGCTTCTGCCTGGCATACGGCTGCGAGGTCAACGCCAAATCCTCCACACTGGCGACGATGATCCCCCAGGCGGTCTCATCCGGCAACTGTGAGGTCCGCCCGCTGAGCACCGTCTTTCAGGTTGCCCTCGGCGCGGACGGCCGTGCGCGGGAGGTCCGGTACCTGGACAAAGACGGACTGGAGCATGCCCAGGCCGCCAAGGCCGTCATACTGAGTGCGAATGGGGCCGAAACCGCTCGTTTGCTGCTCCTGTCGGAAATCGGGAATGGCAGCGGAATGGTGGGTCAGAACCTGATGTTCAACGGACAAACAGCGGCCAACGGACTGTTTGAGCACGCGCTGAACGAGTTCAAGGGCCCCCAGGTCACCCGGATCGTGCACGACTGGTACGATACCGACCCCGGCCGCGGCTTCTACGGCGGCGGTGGGCTGGACGCCCGTTTTCAGCCTGGAACCCCCATCTGGTGGGCCGTCGGAGGTGGGTTGCCGCCCTCTGTGCCTACATGGGGGGCCGGGTTCAAGGACGCGCTGGAGCGGTACTACACGCGTAGCATGACGGTGGCCGTGCACACCACCTCCCTGCCCGTCGCGAGCAACAACGTGACGCTGGACCCGACCCATACGGATCAACATGGGCTGCCGTCGCTTCGCATCACCTATCGCGACCATGATGATGACCTCGCCACCATGGCGTTTCTGCAGGACCGGGCTCGCGAGGTCCTGGACGCCGCCGGAGCCCAGGAAGTCTGGGCGCCGGAGGTTGTGCCTCAAAGTGCCGGAGCCCACCTGCTCGGCACCACCCGAATGGGCACGAATCCCGACACTTCGGTTGTGGATCGCTACCACCGCAGCCACGAGATCCCCAACTTGTTTATGGTCGATGGGGGCAGTTTCGTGTCTTCCGGAAGGGGGCAGCCCACCATGACCATCATGGCCCTGGCATTCCGCGCCGCAGAGCACATCTCCGAATTCGCCCGACGCGGCGAGATCTAA